From one Rosa rugosa chromosome 4, drRosRugo1.1, whole genome shotgun sequence genomic stretch:
- the LOC133742959 gene encoding probable alkaline/neutral invertase D, whose translation MEGLRNVSSHCSISDMDDYDLSRLLDKPRLNIKRERSFDERSLSELSIGLARAGLDNLDSSYSPGGRSGFDTPASSTRNSFEPHPMVAEAWDALRRSLVFFRNQPVGTIAAYDHASEEVLNYDQVFVRDFVPSALAFLMNGEPEIVKNFLLKTLQLQGWEKRIDRFKLGEGAMPASFKVLHDPIRKTDTIHADFGESAIGRVAPVDSGFWWIILLRAYTKSTGDLSLAETTDCQKGIKLILTLCLSEGFDTFPTLLCADGCSMIDRRMGIYGYPIEIQALFFMALRCACALLKPDTEGKEFIDRISKRLHALSYHMRGYFWLDFQQLNDIYRYKTEEYSHTAVNKFNVIPDSIPDWVFDFMPTRGGYFIGNVSPARMDFRWFALGNCIAILSSLATPEQSIAIMDLIEARWEELVGEMPLKIVYPAIDSHEWRIVTGCDPKNTRWSYHNGGSWPVLLWMLTAACIKTGRPQIARKAIELIESRLLKDSWPEYYDGKLGRYIGKQARKYQTWSISGYLVAKMMLEDPSHLGMISLEEDKQMKPVIRRSSSWNC comes from the exons atggAGGGACTGCGAAATGTGAGCTCACATTGCTCCATCTCGGACATGGACGACTACGATTTGTCGCGGCTTCTTGACAAGCCGAGGCTCAACATTAAGAGGGAGAGGTCCTTTGACGAGAGGTCACTCAGCGAGCTCTCCATTGGTCTCGCCAGAGCCGGGTTGGACAACTTAGATAGCTCATACTCGCCGGGGGGAAGGTCCGGTTTCGACACTCCTGCTTCGTCCACTCGCAACTCATTTGAGCCCCATCCTATGGTTGCCGAGGCGTGGGATGCTCTCCGTCGCTCTCTGGTGTTCTTCCGAAACCAGCCGGTGGGGACCATTGCTGCATATGATCATGCCTCTGAGGAAGTTTTGAACTATGATCAG GTTTTTGTGCGTGACTTTGTACCAAGTGCTCTGGCTTTCCTAATGAATGGTGAGCCTGAGATAGTGAAAAACTTTCTCTTGAAGACCCTTCAGCTTCAAGGGTGGGAAAAAAGAATAGACCGGTTCAAGCTTGGAGAAGGTGCAATGCCAGCAAGCTTCAAAGTTCTTCATGACCCTATTCGGAAGACAGATACTATCCATGCAGATTTTGGTGAGAGTGCAATTGGACGAGTTGCTCCTGTTGACTCTGGTTTCTGGTGGATTATACTGCTCCGTGCATATACAAAGTCAACAGGGGATTTATCTCTGGCAGAAACAACAGATTGCCAAAAGGGCATCAAGCTTATATTGACTCTATGTCTGTCAGAAGGTTTTGATACATTCCCAACTTTGCTTTGCGCTGATGGATGCTCTATGATTGATCGTAGAATG GGAATATATGGTTATCCTATTGAAATTCAAGCTCTGTTCTTTATGGCGCTCAGATGTGCTTGTGCATTGCTAAAACCTGATACAGAAGGAAAAGAATTTATAGACCGAATTTCAAAGCGTTTGCATGCCTTAAGTTACCACATGCGAGGTTACTTCTGGCTTGATTTCCAACAATTAAATGACATATACCGTTATAAGACTGAAGAGTACTCACACACTGCAGTAAATAAGTTCAATGTCATTCCTGATTCCATCCCAGACTGGGTATTTGATTTTATGCCCACACGTGGTGGCTACTTTATTGGCAATGTGAGTCCTGCGAGGATGGATTTTAGATGGTTTGCTCTGGGTAATTGTATTGCAATTCTATCTTCTCTTGCAACCCCAGAGCAATCAATAGCTATAATGGATCTAATTGAAGCTCGCTGGGAAGAGTTGGTGGGAGAAATGCCGCTAAAAATTGTTTATCCGGCAATTGATAGTCACGAGTGGCGAATTGTTACTGGTTGTGATCCTAAGAATACCAGATGGAGCTACCATAATGGAGGGTCTTGGCCAG TGCTATTATGGATGCTAACGGCTGCCTGCATTAAAACGGGACGACCACAAATTGCAAGAAAGGCAATTGAGCTTATTGAGAGTCGTCTGCTAAAAGATTCTTGGCCAGAATATTATGATGGGAAACTAGGGAGATATATTGGCAAACAGGCAAGGAAGTACCAGACATGGTCAATATCTGGATATCTGGTTGCAAAGATGATGCTAGAAGATCCATCTCACTTGGGTATGATCTCACTGGAAGAGGACAAGCAAATGAAGCCTGTAATTAGGAGATCATCATCGTGGAATTGCTGA